In Daphnia magna isolate NIES linkage group LG6, ASM2063170v1.1, whole genome shotgun sequence, the following are encoded in one genomic region:
- the LOC116924817 gene encoding dihydropyrimidine dehydrogenase [NADP(+)], with product MDNPGLSRDVADIENILALNPKIKPFASLVPSVETKKIKKHWKRNGDKNCQSCGPPDLYQNFDDIKHTTLSERAAVREAARCLKCADAPCQKSCPTQLDVKSFIGSISTKNYYGAAKAIFSDNPLGLTCGMVCPTSDLCVGGCNLYASEEGPINIGGLQQFATEMFKLMKIPQIHPPDLAIQDLGPGYRSKIALLGCGPASISCATFLARMGYSDLTIFEKNESIGGLSSSEIPQYRLPYEVVDFEIELMKDLGVKIVQGRSLSVKDITLQGLKEQGYEGVFIGIGLPQAKRIPIFQNLKEQMGFYTSKDFLPKVSAASKPGMCKCKSALPSLHGNVIVLGAGDTAFDCATSALRCGAKRVFVVFRKGFNNVRAVPEEMGLAIEEKCEFMPFLAPKEVIIKGDRISGIKFLRTEQLDDGTWIEDEEQEVRLKADWIISAFGSGLENPDVKAAMEPLKFNRWGLPEVDTRTMRSSLEWVFCGGDIAGVAETTVESVNDGKTAAWYLHQYIQGSHGSIVSSEPKLPKFYTPIDMVDISVEMCGLKFPNPFGLASAPPTTTSAMIRRGFEAGWGFALTKTFSLDKDIVTNVSPRIVRGTTSGHMYGPGQGSFLNIELISEKTAAYWCQSVTELKADFPNHILIASIMCSYNESDWTELARMAAAAGADALELNLSCPHGMGERGMGLACGQDPELVRNICRWVRAAVTIPFFAKLTPNVTSIVAIAKAAYEGQADGVTATNTVSGLMGVRSDGSAWPSIGKEQKTTYGGMSGNAIRPIALKAVSAIARALPGFPILATGGIDSADAALQFLQCGASVLQICSSVQNQDFTVVDDYITGLKTLLYLKSIDGLKGWDGQSPPTIRHQVGKPVPKVETVVDQHLPNFGPFMKEREKKLAEFKKADDLLDETYQPQPQRPPNAPARPIPAIRAIIAAAIDRIGTYGDLDNKQQVVAMIDEEMCINCGKCYMTCNDSGYQAIVFDPVTHLPKVNQDCTGCTLCLSVCPIIDCITMVPRKTPYIPKRGVALGADANRRLAIAHSQDF from the exons ATGGATAATCCCGGATTGAGTCGTGATGTGGCCGATATTGAG aaTATTTTGGCACTGAACCCGAAGATCAAACCATTTGCCAGTTTAGTTCCGTCTGTCGAGAccaagaagataaaaaaacattGGAAACGCAATGGCGATAAAAATTGCCAG TCGTGCGGACCACCGGATTTATACCAAAACTTTGACGACATCAAACACACGACGTTGAGCGAGCGTGCGGCCGTACGCGAAGCTGCACGATGCCTCAAATGTGCCGACGCCCCGTGTCAAAAGTCTTGTCCGACCCAGTTGGACGTCAAGAGTTTCATCGGTAGTATCTCTACCAAG AACTATTACGGAGCAGCTAAAGCAATTTTCTCTGATAATCCTCTGGGTCTCACGTGCGGAATGGTGTGTCCGACTAGCGACCTATGCGTGGGTGGATGCAATTTGTACGCGTCGGAAGAGGGGCCCATCAACATTGGAGGGCTACAGCAATTCGCCACGGAG ATGTTTAAGTTAATGAAAATTCCGCAAATCCACCCACCGGATCTTGCAATTCAAGATCTAGGTCCCGGATATCGATCGAAAATTGCTCTCCTAGGATGTGGCCCTGCTTCAATCTCCTGTGCCACGTTTCTGGCCCGAATGGGTTATTCCGATTTGACGATTTTTGAAAAGAATGAAAGCATCGGCGGTCTCAG CTCCTCCGAAATTCCCCAGTATCGCCTACCTTACGAGGTTGTCGATTTCGAAATCGAACTGATGAAAGATCTGGGAGTGAAAATCGTTCAGGGCAGATCGCTAAGCGTTAAAGACATAACGCTGCAG GGCTTGAAAGAGCAAGGCTACGAAGGAGTTTTTATTGGAATAGGTTTACCGCAAGCTAAAAGGATCCCCATCTttcaaaatttgaaagaaCAAATGGGTTTTTATACTTCAAAGGATTTCCTGCCCAAGGTTTCAGCTGCCAGCAAACCTG GAATGTGCAAATGCAAATCTGCACTGCCATCGTTGCACGGGAATGTGATCGTCCTCGGTGCAGGAGACACGGCCTTCGATTGTGCCACGTCAGCTTTGCGTTGCGGTGCCAAAAGAGTATTCGTCGTCTTCCGCAAAGGATTCAACAACGTCCGTGCTGTGCCGGAAGAG ATGGGTTTGGCCATTGAAGAAAAATGCGAATTCATGCCTTTCTTGGCCCCAAAAGAAGTCATTATCAAAGGTGACCGTATTTCTGGAATCAAATTCCTGCGTACTGAACAGCTGGATGACGGAACGTGGATAGAAGACGAAGAGCAAGAAGTCCGTTTGAAAGCGGACTGGATCATTTCCGCGTTCGGTTCTGGACTAGAAAATCCGGACG TGAAAGCTGCAATGGAGCCACTCAAGTTTAATCGTTGGGGATTGCCGGAAGTGGATACACGCACAATGCGATCTAGTTTAGAATGGGTGTTCTGTGGCGGAGACATTGCCGGTGTTGCCGAGACAACCGTCGAGTCTGTTAACGATGGCAAAACTGCCGCTTGGTACTTGCACCAATACATTCAG GGATCGCACGGATCGATCGTTTCATCAGAACCCAAATTGCCCAAGTTTTACACGCCCATTGACATGGTTGATATAAGTGTGGAAATGTGCGGACTCAAATTTCCCAATCCTTTTGGACTCGCTTCGGCACCGCCCACCACCACGTCGGCCATGATCCGCCGAGGTTTTGAAGCCGGCTGGGGATTTGCCCTCACCAAAACCTTTTCGCTGGATAAG GATATTGTAACCAATGTGTCACCTCGTATCGTGAGAGGTACCACTTCTGGACATATGTATGGGCCTGGCCAAGGATCTTTCCTCAATATCGAATTGATTTCGGAAAAAACTGCTGCCTATTGGTGTCAGAGTGTCACCGAGCTCAAAGCCGATTTTCCTAATCAC ATTTTGATTGCCAGTATCATGTGCAGCTATAATGAAAGCGATTGGACAGAGCTCGCGCGCATGGCTGCCGCTGCCGGAGCTGATGCTCTCGAGTTAAACTTATCGTGCCCGCACGGAATGGGAGAGCGTGGGATGGGCTTGGCGTGCGGACAG GATCCTGAGCTTGTGCGTAACATTTGCCGGTGGGTAAGAGCAGCCGTCACCATTCCGTTTTTCGCCAAATTGACACCCAACGTCACTTCAATAGTTGCCATCGCAAAAGCCGCTTACGAAGGCCAGGCTGATGGCGTGACAGCCACCAATACAGTGTCAG GACTAATGGGAGTGCGCAGTGATGGATCGGCTTGGCCATCGATCGGTAAAGAGCAGAAGACAACTTATGGAGGCATGTCAGGCAATGCGATCCGGCCCATCGCTTTGAAA GCAGTGTCAGCCATCGCAAGGGCTCTACCCGGATTCCCCATTTTAGCCACGGGTGGTATCGATTCGGCAGATGCAGCCCTGCAGTTCCTCCAGTGCGGAGCTAGCGTTCTCCAG ATCTGTAGCTCCGTACAGAATCAAGACTTCACCGTCGTGGATGATTACATCACCGGCCTTAAAACGCTCTTGTATCTCAAATCCATTGACGGACTTAAAGGATGGGACGGCCAGAGTCCACCAACCATTCGACACCAAGTCGGTAAACCGGTTCCCAAGGTGGAAACGGTGGTTGATCAG CATTTGCCGAATTTCGGACCTTTCATGAAGGAACGTGAGAAGAAATTGGCCGAATTTAAGAAAGCAGATGATCTGCTGGACGAGACATATCAACCGCAACCTCAGCGGCCACCGAACGCACCTGCTAGACCAATTCCCGCTATTCGTGCCATCATTGCTGCTGCTATTGACCGCATTGGAACCTATGGCGACCTTGATAATAAACAACAAGTCGTTGCCATGATTGATGAG GAAATGTGTATCAATTGCGGTAAGTGTTACATGACGTGTAACGATTCCGGCTATCAAGCCATCGTTTTCGATCCAGTTACCCATCTACCGAAGGTTAATCAGGACTGTACGGGCTGCACGCTTTGTCTCTCCGTCTGCCCTATTATTGATTGTATCAC AATGGTGCCACGGAAAACCCCGTATATTCCTAAACGAGGAGTTGCGCTGGGTGCAGACGCCAACCGTCGTCTGGCGATTGCCCACTCACAGGATTTCTAG